The following proteins are encoded in a genomic region of Glycine soja cultivar W05 chromosome 17, ASM419377v2, whole genome shotgun sequence:
- the LOC114393798 gene encoding U-box domain-containing protein 4-like — translation MGTEGYTYMGRSLSELRINDDSSSSAFSDCNSDRSGEFATASSQTRRFLIACATENSDDLIRQLVADLHSSSIDDQKQAAMEIRLLAKNKPENRIKIAKAGAIKPLISLISSPDLQLQEYGVTAILNLSLCDENKEVIASSGAIKPLVRALNSGTATAKENAACALLRLSQVEENKAAIGRSGAIPLLVSLLESGGFRAKKDASTALYSLCTVKENKIRAVKAGIMKVLVELMADFESNMVDKSAYVVSVLVAVPEARVALVEEGGVPVLVEIVEVGTQRQKEIAVVILLQVCEDSVTYRTMVAREGAIPPLVALSQSGTNRAKQKAEKLIELLRQPRSGNGAARSTSEVVA, via the exons ATGGGAACGGAAGGCTACACTTACATGGGGCGCAGTTTGAGCGAACTCCGCATCAACGACGATTCCTCTTCCTCCGCCTTCAGCGACTGCAACAGTGACAGATCTGGCGAATTCGCCACCGCTTCTTCGCAAACGCGGCGGTTTCTCATCGCCTGCGCCACCGAAAATTCCGACGACTTGATCCGCCAACTCGTCGCCGATCTCCACTCCTCCTCCATCGACGATCAGAAGCAAGCCGCCATGGAAATCCGATTACTCGCGAAGAACAAGCCGGAGAATCGCATCAAAATCGCGAAAGCCGGCGCAATCAAACCGCTAATTTCTCTCATTTCCTCGCCGGACCTTCAGCTCCAGGAATACGGCGTCACCGCGATTTTGAACCTCTCGCTCTGCGACGAGAACAAGGAGGTGATAGCCTCCTCAGGCGCGATCAAGCCGCTGGTTCGCGCGCTGAACAGTGGAACCGCCACGGCGAAGGAGAACGCGGCGTGCGCGCTTCTAAGACTCTCGCAGGTGGAGGAGAACAAGGCGGCGATCGGGCGGTCCGGCGCGATTCCGCTTCTTGTGAGCCTCCTGGAGAGCGGCGGGTTCCGCGCGAAGAAGGACGCGTCGACGGCGCTGTACTCGCTGTGCACGGTGAAGGAGAATAAGATCAGAGCGGTGAAGGCGGGGATCATGAAGGTGCTGGTGGAGTTGATGGCGGACTTCGAGTCGAACATGGTGGACAAGTCGGCGTACGTGGTGAGCGTGCTGGTTGCGGTGCCGGAGGCGAGGGTGGCGCTGGTGGAAGAAGGAGGCGTGCCGGTGCTGGTGGAGATCGTCGAGGTTGGGACGCAGAGGCAGAAGGAAATCGCGGTGGTTATTCTTTTACAGGTTTGCGAGGACAGCGTGACGTATCGCACCATGGTCGCTCGCGAAGGTGCGATTCCTCCTTTGGTCGCTTTGTCTCAGTCCGGCACCAATCGCGCCAAGCAAAAG GCGGAGAAACTAATTGAGCTTCTGCGGCAACCAAGGTCCGGCAACGGCGCTGCTCGAAGTACATCAGAAGTGGTGGCGTAG
- the LOC114393318 gene encoding uncharacterized protein LOC114393318: MASAEQPLKKRKLYEPLPEPPPFSPPQPPPPESEATPSSPQTLPTPSSTPPLSQEEILAKRRNKDEIRSVYEGYKRIKRCLLRKDAPSSMSELEQSYLALITSSRGCMSVQRIVADLIPRYACHCPTALEAAAKVVINMHNLSLALISRGEDSSGIAFETARACICGLADVCCDASSVAPTLAVIRGICEAVFQNVLTFFIALFEGKDVLQMVDKNFLNMQDTPEAFSELKQKILDEDESSLTKLSKLRVLCLLRIFFSCPKDLLAACLDLFGSATKEATNAEGQRFLSLVTSTFDDDKAVHLFERAIGGSKSCTDSTGSGIRDNEAGEAIMTEDNHVSGGDSSVGKSCLLMQVLDKDPLLRKWMLCRCKKLLDLLSDVSLEITSVLQGILGMFPRQTDLEDCQADSDEDKSDSSIYMNRNYMVPRISEEHESIGESSGKGSSLRVHVGSSDGFTDKYVMDHSSAVPLDHVPVLKVGSHYDNGVSKPMSIGVGEEGNMPTPRDSVSHQMFSPAVRTPVDFRSNSFEGRNDFLNVEKNHVLNMNFNSPPLRSSSGSVSNSLASPNHHFMSPTASTKGQIVWCCDGDPAAMDIVSASKQLWIGYVGPDVPENHIRFHLERFGTIEQFIFFPVKGFALVEYRRIIDAIKTRHCLPGCFPCRVKFMDIGLGTRGAMNGVAVGSSSHIYVGNIPSQWARDEIMHETRKVIHKGPLAFIDLSCEFALLMEFETPEEAATVMLHLRQLRRERSNYNQHFGPGTVNVGIGHAYMDGGRPIPAPPPPPPPPNLDLKVNNPAGSPHARTLSGSPADSSRTRMSHLSTLLASLRTKYNINQNLGLSDNYTIGNNCPPMREEDMVPSSTLCITIPRSSSLFLTDDELMAICNLAIGNSGSIVQLTQTNLQMGCSWFVECSNVDGAVSVLKNLRGCPGLFFQIEFSKPGNQIAVPFSVKPENNSMELVSPRINSENHNLPQSNWHFPGSREMSELGARKPDGYDNLSQDPHQGGIVPHSHSGAHGPSIPPPQQIQSSPFVRPVYVPPNGPWDRRGINNHLPVSQFKTGVMPNNFHGNAVVSPFIPASVTPLAQIQGTPMHPYNQQVPPSIIPPPLSSLPPPQPEMPPPLPPSPPPLPQVQPPLVPPLPSSPPPPPPPPLPVQEAVDMECSGQSLLYQWQGNLCKSGVNYCTIYACKADSNICRYSNAIPEPAEWPSKLDMTKRTDLRHVKSTFAATPSHRREVCRLIPSSSSDHKRFQDFISYLKQRDCAGVIKIPASKSIWARLLFILPHSLETCSLLSIAHDPSDCLIALVLPKETNFEWI, translated from the exons ATGGCTTCAGCGGAGCAGCCTCTGAAGAAGCGAAAGCTCTACGAGCCTTTACCAGAACCGCCACCGTTTTCGCCGCCGCAACCGCCGCCGCCGGAATCCGAAGCAACCCCTTCCTCTCCGCAAACCCTACCCACGCCGTCGTCCACTCCCCCGCTGTCTCAGGAGGAGATTCTCGCGAAGCGGCGGAACAAGGATGAAATTCGAAGCGTGTACGAAGGTTACAAGCGGATTAAGCGTTGCTTGCTTCGAAAAGACGCTCCCTCCTCCATGTCTGAACTCGAACAGAGTTATCTCGCTCTCATCACTTCTTCCAGAG GTTGTATGAGTGTACAAAGAATTGTGGCGGATCTTATTCCTCGGTACGCATGTCACTGTCCAACTGCTTTGGAAGCTGCAGCTAAAGTTGTTATTAATATGCACAACTTGAGTTTGGCCTTGATCAGCAGAGGAGAGGATTCCAGTGGTATTGCATTTGAAACTGCTAGAGCCTGTATTTGTGGCCTAGCTGATGTTTGCTGCGATGCTTCATCGGTGGCGCCTACATTAGCTGTAATTAGAGGAATTTGCGAAGCAGTTTTTCAGAATGTGCTCACCTTTTTTATAGCCTTATTCGAAGGGAAGGATGTCTTACAGATGGTTGACAAGAATTTCCTGAATATGCAAGATACTCCTGAGGCCTTTTCTGAGTTGAAACAAAAGAttttagatgaagatgaatcttcATTGACTAAACTGTCCAAGTTGCGCGTGTTATGTCTACTTCGGATATTCTTCTCTTGTCCAAAAGATTTGCTTGCAGCTTGTTTGGATCTCTTTGGCTCTGCCACAAAAGAGGCAACTAATGCCGAAGGACAGCGTTTTCTGAGCCTGGTGACTAGCACATTTGATGATGATAAGGCAGTTCACCTTTTCGAAAGAGCAATTGGTGGATCTAAATCATGTACAGATTCTACTGGGTCAGGCATCAGAGACAATGAGGCTGGTGAGGCAATTATGACTGAAGACAACCATGTTTCTGGTGGTGATTCATCTGTTGGCAAAAGCTGCTTGCTTATGCAG GTCCTTGACAAGGATCCCTTACTGCGGAAATGGATGTTGTGTAGATGTAAGAAGTTGCTTGACTTGCTCTCTGATGTATCACTGGAAATTACGtcagtactgcaaggaattctTGGAATGTTTCCTCGACAAACAGATTTGGAGGACTGTCAAGCAGATAGTGATGAAGATAAATCTGATTCTTCAATTTACATGAATAGGAACTACATGGTTCCTAGGATCTCTGAGGAACATGAAAGCATTGGTGAATCATCTGGAAAAGGCAGCAGTTTGAGAGTTCATGTTGGTTCTTCTGATGGTTTTACTGATAAATATGTGATGGATCATAGCTCAGCAGTTCCTCTTGACCATGTTCCTGTGTTAAAAGTGGGTTCACATTACGATAATGGAGTCTCAAAGCCCATGAGCATTGGGGTGGGGGAGGAAGGGAATATGCCCACACCTAGGGACTCGGTAAGCCATCAAATGTTCTCACCTGCTGTTAGAACACCAGTAGACTTTAGGAGCAATTCATTTGAAGGTAGAAATGATTTCCTGAATGTAGAGAAAAATCATGTCTTAAATATGAACTTCAATTCACCTCCGCTGAGATCCTCTAGTGGATCTGTTAGTAATTCTTTGGCATCTCCTAATCATCATTTTATGTCACCAACTGCTTCAACAAAAGGTCAAATTGTCTGGTGCTGTGATGGGGATCCTGCAGCCATGGATATTGTCTCTGCTTCTAAGCAGTTATGGATAGGCTATGTAGGTCCTGATGTGCCTGAAAATCATATTAGGTTTCACTTAGAAAGATTTGGTACTATtgaacaatttattttcttcccagTAAAAGGATTTGCCTTGGTTGAGTACAGAAGGATCATTGACGCAATAAAAACTCGACACTGTTTACCTGGATGTTTTCCTTGCCGTGTAAAATTCATGGATATAGGACTTGGAACTAGGGGTGCAATGAATGGTGTTGCAGTTGGCTCTAGTTCTCATATTTATGTTGGAAATATTCCTAGTCAATGGGCCAGGGATGAGATCATGCATGAAACAAGGAAGGTGATCCACAAGGGTCCTCTTGCATTCATTGATCTTAGCTGTGAGTTTGCATTACTTATGGAATTTGAAACTCCTGAAGAAGCTGCAACTGTCATGTTGCATTTGAGACAACTACGAAGAGAAAGAAGTAACTACAACCAGCATTTTGGTCCAGGAACAGTTAATGTTGGAATTGGGCATGCTTATATGGATGGTGGAAGGCCTATACCTGCCCCTCCCCCTCCCCCTCCCCCTCCCAATCTTGACCTTAAAGTTAACAACCCTGCTGGATCACCTCATGCTCGAACTCTATCAGGGAGCCCCGCCGATAGCAGTCGAACAAGGATGTCTCACTTGTCTACCTTACTTGCTTCATTGCGCACAAAGTATAATATTAATCAAAACCTAGGTCTCAGTGATAATTATACGATTGGAAATAATTGTCCTCCCATGCGTGAAGAAGATATGGTGCCATCCAGCACTCTGTGCATAACTATTCCACGTAGTAGCTCTTTGTTCCTCACAGATGATGAGTTAATGGCCATTTGCAATCTTGCCATTGGAAACTCTGGATCAATTGTGCAGTTGACACAAACAAACTTGCAGATGGGATGTAGTTGGTTTGTCGAATGTAGTAATGTTGATGGTGCAGTTTCTGTTCTAAAGAATCTCCGTGGTTGTCCAGGATTGTTCTTCCAGATAGAATTCAG CAAACCCGGAAATCAGATTGCTGTACCATTTTCAGTTAAACCAGAGAACAATTCAATGGAGCTTGTATCCCCCAGAATAAATTCAGAAAATCATAATCTGCCTCAGTCAAACTGGCACTTTCCTGGTTCTAGGGAGATGTCAGAGCTTGGAGCAAGAAAACCTGATGGTTATGATAATTTGTCACAGGATCCTCATCAAGGAG GTATTGTTCCGCATTCACACTCTGGAGCACATGGACCTTCCATTCCACCACCACAACAAATTCAGTCTTCTCCTTTTGTTCGCCCTGTTTATGTTCCTCCTAATGGTCCATGGGATCGTCGGGGAATTAATAATCATTTACCTGTCAGCCAATTCAAGACAGGAGTAATGCCAAATAATTTTCATGGTAATGCTGTTGTCAGTCCTTTTATTCCTGCTTCAGTAACTCCACTTGCTCAGATACAAGGAACTCCAATGCATCCTTATAACCAGCAGGTGCCTCCATCAATTATACCACCACCTTTATCATCCTTGCCACCTCCTCAGCCTGAAATGCCACCTCCACTTCCTCCTTCTCCACCACCTTTACCCCAGGTTCAGCCACCCTTGGTCCCTCCACTGCCTAGTTCTCCTCCTccccctcctcctccaccactgCCTGTTCAAGAAGCAGTCGATATGGAATGTTCAGGGCAGTCCTTGCTGTATCAATGGCAGGGGAATCTCTGTAAAAGTGGGGTTAATTACTGTACAATTTATGCATGCAAAGCAGATTCAAATATTTGTCGATATTCAAATGCCATACCTGAGCCTGCCGA GTGGCCCTCAAAATTAGACATGACAAAACGAACAGATCTTCGACATGTGAAATCAACATTTGCTGCTACTCCATCTCATAGA AGGGAAGTGTGCCGTTTGATTCCATCTTCCTCTAGTGACCACAAAAGG TTTCAGGATTTCATATCATACTTGAAGCAGAGGGATTGTGCTGGGGTTATTAAAATCCCAGCTTCAAAATCCATATGGGCAAGGTTGCTATTCATTCTCCCCCACTCACTTGAAACGTGCTCTTTGCTTTCTATTGCACATGATCCATCAGATTGCCTCATTGCTTTGGTTCTTCCCAAAGAAACAAACTTTGAGTGGATATGA